Genomic window (Tripterygium wilfordii isolate XIE 37 chromosome 11, ASM1340144v1, whole genome shotgun sequence):
ACTAAAAATAGGTACAACTAGACAAATGTAGAAATACCATTTAAAATTTAcgatatttttaaatattagaCAAAAATGCGTTACGCAATCGTCCCAAATACGCAAGTGTACATTTACTATAAGAGAATGGTCTTACGCCAGTGGCCAAAACCGCAACTATAGTTTGATAAAACCGTGGTATGGAGTAAGCCAAAGGTTTTGGTACCTGTTGGAATAAAAATAATGACCGCCAATATTACTTCAATTATACCCACGGTTTCTTAATCGCTACtatatgtagtttttttttttttttaaaaggcccacggccacacacacgctaagccatgcttgaggggcatgaaggccaccacagtggatgaaaaactacccaaatctcaaaccccctggtgagaatagaaccctggacctcaaggtcctgggcagataaCCAGACCAACCAGGTTATCTCTCATTCTAGCTACTATATGTAGTTGAAAAGCGTTGATACCCATGTCATGAATACTactaattttaatataaaagacTATTTAAAACTACAAAATGATTTTAATTATGGGGCTTAATCTTGATTACTTTAACAATATGTAAACAAAACtgtaataaaaatatgaatattaaCTTAAATTAAAACCAATTATGAATTTATAAAGTTGATGGTTCCATAAAAGTAATAATAGATACATAACAGTTTTATTTCTGGAAGATCTTGAAATGCCTACAACTTCTGGAATGACTAAGGTTGGCTGGCCACCTAGAGACTCATTGGTCTTGCTGCTGCCATCCTTTTGAACATGGCTTGTTATTTTGCATTTTGAAAACTCCATAGCTTTTGACGAGTCTTGTTAAGAACAAATATACCACGTCCCCGATGGGTTTATATGGGCAAAACCCATCCTTACATGTCAATTAAGCATTTTCAAAAGCTTAAGTAACTTGAGCCAAGACTCAATTGTTGGGCCCATGAGAAAAAAATTCATGAGGATAGTCCGATGTATTCGGATGAACTGGAATCCCACATCTCAATACATGTCAATTATATTGCCCGGTTTGGGGTTCCGGTTCCTGTGAATACATCGGATTTGTTCCTCATGAGTCCAGCAATTGAGCCTTGACCCAAGTCACTTAGGTTAGTGAAAATGCCTAATTGACATGTAAGGGTGACTTTTATATATCCATATAAACCCATTGGTTGGGACATacccaaccgatgtggtatATTTGTTCTTAACAAGTCTCTTGATGACTATGAGTTGGGATAATCTCCTGCATAAGCGTAGAAGATAATTAGTGCATCTGAAAATTGACCAAACTTGCCATAAGAAATGATCATAGAAGATATAATGTCTATCAAACAACTTTTATCTAAAGTTTCGTTTAATAAATTTAGACgtgattttttttagaaaaagagaaaatagaaaaaaaaaaagaaaaaaaaagaaagaaaggtaaACAAGCGGAAGGGTGGCCTATGATGTCCGGATCGGGCTTTAAAAGTTTTCATTGACCGCGGCTTCAAGCTAAGATTCCAACGAAGTAAGCGATTGTCAGCGGCAAACGAAGGCTAGGGGTGCTTTAGTTCGGTGGATCGCCGACCTTGATTGGTGGCTGGGCAGTCAACCTTGGTTTTGACAATGAGGGGAAGAGAGAGGAAAATGAGAGATAAAAGGaaagcaaaagagagagaacgtgAGTGTGACTCTGTGaggggaggggagagagagtgggtaattgtttgacattttcaaaatttgtttcATTTGTCTAGACATCAGGTTAGTCAGTCAGGCACCTAGATTTGAGTCTGCTTTGGGCTACCTAGCATTACtgaataaaaacagaaaatatataCCAAACATAACATTCAAATGTCCTCTCTTTCAAGGTTAGAGAAATAAAACTTTCCTCTTTTTGAGTTCGAGGGACACCGGACATGTTAATAATACACCAAGTATTCTAACGGAGTAGGAATATTAATCAACATTGACTCGCTATGAAACTAATGTCAagccttattttatttttatgtaaaaaaaaaaaaaaacttcagatctatCCCAAAACGTCTTTTTAATGACTGCTTTGTCACTCAGCCTCTCTACATTGGCCTTTTCTTTGTGATTGTTTTTCTATGCCGTGCAAAAACAATAGGGTTGAAGGCCTTTATATGGTTAAAATTTTAGCATCAAAGGTGGAAATATAAGTATATTAAGAGAATTTAGGAAATTAtgcatttttattaaaaaaatgatctACAAAATTAATAGGGGACTAAAAATAGGTACAACTAGACAAATGTAGAAATACCATTTAAAATTTACGATATTTTTAAATATTGGTACGCAATCATCCCAAATACGCAAGTGTACATTTATTATAAGAGAATGGGCTTATGCCAGCGACCAAAACTGCAACTATAGTTTGATAAAACCGTGGTATGGACTTAGCCAACGGGCGCCCAACCATTGGTACAAGTGGCTTTGGTATTCCTATACCAGCGGTTTTGGTACCCGTtggaataataataatgacTGCTGATATTACTTTAATTATACCCGCGGTTTCTTAATCGCTGCTATATGTAGTTGAAAAGCGCTGATACCATGTCGTGAATACTACTAATTTTAATATTAAAGACTATTTATATTTAAACTACAAGATGATTTTAATTATGGGGCTTAATCTTGATTACTTTAACAATATGTAAACAAAACtgtaataaaaatatgaatacTAACTTAAATTAAAACCATTTATGAATTTATAAAGTTGATGGTTCCATAAAAGTACTAATAGATACGTACATGACAATTTTATTTCTGGAAGATCTTGAAATGCCTACGACTTCTGGAATGACTAAGGTTGGCTGGCCACCTAGAGACTCATTGGTCCTGCTGCTGCCATCCTTTTGAACATGGcttgttatttttcattttgaaaactcCATAGCTTTTGACGAGTCTTGTTACTTTTGACGAGTCTTGTTAAGAACAAATATACCACGTCCCCGATGGGTTTATATGGGTAAAACTCATCCTTACATGTCAATTAAGTATTTTCATAAGCTTAAGTGACTTGAGCCAAGACTCAATTGTTGGGCCCATGAGAAAAAAATTCATGAGGATAATCCGATGTATTCAGATGAACTGGAATCCCACATCTCAATACATGTCAATTATATTGTTCGGTTTGGGGTTCCGGTTCCCGTGAATACATCGGATTACCCTCACGAATTTGTTCCTCGTGGGTCCAACAACTGAGCATTGACCCAAGTCACTTAGGCCCGTGAAATGGCCTAATTGACATGTAAGGGTGAATTTTATCCATATAAACCCATTGGTTGGGACATacccaaccgatgtggtatATTTGTTCTTAACAGGTCTCTTGACGACTATGAGTTGGGATAATCTCCTGCATAAGCGTAGAAGAAAATTAGTGCTTCTGAAAATTGACCAAACTTGCCATAAGAAATTATCATAGAAGATATAATATCTATCAAACAATTTTTATCTAAAGTTTCGTTTAATAAATTTAGACGTGATTTttagaaaaagagaaaatagaaaaaaagaaaagaaagaaagaaaggtaaACAAGCGGAAGGGTGGCCTATGATGACCGGATCGGGCTTTAAAAGTTTTCATTGACCGTAGCTTCAAGCTAAGATTCCGACGAAGTAGGTGATTGTCAACGGCAAACGAAGGCTAGGGGTGTTTTAGTTCAGTGGGTCGCCGACCTTGATTGGTGGTTGGGCGGTCAACCTTGGTTTTGACAATAAGGGGAAGAGAGAGGAAAATAGGAgataaaaagaaagcaaaagagagagaacgtgAATGTGACTCTGTGAGGGGAGGGGAGAGAGCGTGGGtaattgtttgacattttcaaaatttgtctCATTTGTCCAAACATCAGGTTAGTCAGTCAGGCACCTAGATTTGGGTCTGCTTTGATCTACCTAGCACTActgaataaaaacataaaatatatagaaataaGCATATACCAAACATAATATTCAAATGTCCTCTCTTTCAAGGTTAGAGAAACAAAACTTCCCTCCTTTTTAGTTCGAGGGACACCGGAGATGTTAATAATACACCAAGTATTCTAACGGAGTAGGTATATTAATCAACATTGACTCGCTATGAAATTAAAGTCAAGCCTTTGTGGTATTTCTTAATTTAAAAAATCACCcatatttttttggaatttggaGTAAGATTGGGATGGTTGTATTTATGACTGTGTTTGGTGAGGTGATTCGCAGAGTAATACCGCTAGCGGTCTCGCTTTGCGGGACTGCCtcatcaaacaacataaaatTGAGGGTGGTTCCGTGATTTTGGGTTTTGCGTGGGATCCATGCCAAAAAGGCATGGGTCCCACGCCTAAAAActgtgtatttgtatttttaaaaaaattttcttctttgagTCCCGACCTTTATATTAAATATTGtatattgatattatattttatacaaATTAACAATAGAATTAATAATTATGTATACAGATGACAAAACATTTTTCCTTACACATTGAGATATGGATCTCCATTTTCACGCTTTTGAAAATTGAATCTATTATTGTTAAGGTTATATTTCGCTCGTAGCTGCCAGGACTAGAGAGACGTGGTCGATAGCACCCTCGGTTGGATTCCTGGATGTGCCCATCCGAGCATCACACATCGAAAGAATTGTGCTCTGTGTGCCAAGCCAAAGCCCTGTTAGGTAGGGGCGGATGTACCAAGCGACGAAGGGGGCAATTGTCCTCTTACGTTTTCAAAAAACaccttatatatatttttattttcacttatgctccttaattttaaaaaaatattctatACATACTCATATTTCAGTTATGCCTCTCTTTAAATCTCATCATCTTAAGGCATTTAGAATCTAAAGCTGTCAACACGAGGAGCAGAACTAAATTTGTGGCAATGCTCCCAtagaataaaacttttaaattgaataattatgtaaatatattaaataatttctcTTTTACTCTCTCTCACCTCTCCAGCTCTCCTGACTCCTGTCACCTGTAGATCCCAAATCTCAATTGAGCATTTTCATCTTCTCATTGTGATTCCTCTCACTCTTAGAAATCCAAATTCAACCATTCGGGTTTGCATTTTGTCCAAAATCTTGACTCTGACTCTGGCCAAAGGCCACTTAACTTTGCTCATCATGAAGAGATATTTAAAATGTCATGTGATGTTAGTGGTTGTTGTTGATATCTAGTATATTAGTACTATCCCTATGATAAATGATAGTGATAAGAAGCTTTTCAATTTGAATcatgttaaaataataatttccaacaaatttttttcataaaataatccttaaaaaaaaattccgggaGCGTTGTCCTAACCTGACTAATTCTTTTGCCCCCTCTATTTAGAATCCTAACTTCACCAGAAGTTAGGCCTAGACCCAATTGGATTGTTGAGTTGAACCGGTTGATATCTAGTTTAATCGATTGAATTGGCCAATTCACTAAGATAATGTCGTTTCTCTAATACGCAGTTTGTATAGCGCACAAATTGAACCGAATGAAGGGTCTATCATCAGTAGAACCGGTCCGATTTTCAAAACCTTACCCATTTTAAGAGGGGGGTTTTTGGCCCATACGTGTGAGCTAGTATCCCGTGTGGGATGTCCAATCTCCAAAATAGAATTGCAACCAAATGAGACccaacttaatttaattttatattttccatAATTTTACCTTTCTACGCGATCTTTATTTCAAGTTCCCTCATAAACCCATGTCCACAAAGGAAGTGGACTCACTCTTCTCGATCACCCTTGTTCGCTTCATTCAACTCTCACTTACCTTCTCATTTTCCCtccaaaaaatgttaaaaataaaatcttagtGTACTTGATTAGTGTGGACCCTTCCAAACACTAACAAATCAATCTCCCCAACAATGATGCTAAAATATGCATGTTACACTGTCGTCTCATTATTAATACAATTTTACGATATTCATTGAGTggtgcaacatatatatatataactctaTTATCGAGGTGAGACATGCACGTATCTTTTCCAATTTGAAAATATGGAAGGAGCTAGTAGGCTTAGCAGTCGAATGTGTGGACTTCAGTGTCCATTGGTTATATTTTGCTTTTAACCTAAAAAAGGTTTTGTTTCAACAAGTTTCTTCTAAGTCAAATCACTGATTCACACACACAGAGCTtagaaggagagagaaaggtttCATTGATTCCAAGTGAGGAATTCAATTAGTAGAGTACAAAGAGACAGATACgcaacttttctttcttctttcttgaaACAAATGGaatcaaaggaaaaagaaagaaaagttaatTAGCTAGCACATCAAAGAAGATGATAACAACATTTTAATTATGAAGATGATTCCAAACCCTTTCATCTGCCTTCCGGGTGCAATGGGAAGAGCTCCAGAGTTCCATCTCCCTCATTGCTTTCTTCTAATTCTAAGCTCTCAAGAACCCAACTCCTGCTTTTCCTCTTGTATGGACTATCTCCCTCTCTTTCCACTTCTCCCTGTTCAAAATGTTAGTTAAATTGTTAGAATCACTGCCACCCTAAAAACTCAAACAAAGATTTGAACTAACTAAAACTAAGAGTGTATATGGGAGACGTACCCTAGAATCCAAAGTTATGGTAGTGGTAATGGTGGAGGCTTGAGTTGATCTCGGAGAATGGCTCAAGCCAAGGCTATTGCGCTTCTGTTTTTGTCTCTCCCTGGCTTTGTGGTTTTGGAACCAATAAAACACATTCTTCCCTTCAATCTTGCCGTATCTCCCTAATTGGGCCGTAATTTGCTCTATTTGTTGTGCATTGGGAGTTCTCATGCCTCCCCTATACAACATCTCAAGTATTCCTATCTGCTCTTGCGTAGGGTTCCACCTTGTCCCTCCCGGGTGCGTCTCAACCTGCATCGTAAAGATCATATTTAACAAGTCAGTTTATTGGGTTGAATTATAGTTTAAAACAGATTTAACTGTACTTAGTGGACTGACTTGAGGAGAGTCTCTCTTGTGGTCGTGGTCGGAGCCAAGTTTTCTGGGTCCGCTGTCGGGTTTAATGAAGCTCTTGAGATCAAAAGGAGTAATGGAGTCGGAGTTGGTGTTGAACTTAGGAGCAAGAGGGCGTAAGCGTTTGCAGCCAAGTGAGAGAGAGGGTTCTTGTTCCCAAAATCCACGTGCAAACTGATGAACCTTCATGCTTGTTCCCATGGGATGTTGGATGTTGCTTGTGTAGCACAATTGAGCTAGCGATGATTATATAGAGAAGAtgtagaaaagaaagaaattaaagctaaaaaggaaagaaagtggGATATGAGGTGGTGCTTAGAAGAACACAAGACCAAATCATTAGAGGAGTTTGACTTGGGATTTCCACTTATTAACTTTATCAAGAAAacttaattaaagaaaaaaaaaagtagacgTACGAAAACCCACAAAAACACAATGAAAGGTTTCTGTGTGTGTTGAGATGGAGAATAAGAGGGAGAGgtagtgtgagtgtgagtgtgagtgtgggTGGGTATGTGCGTGTGGGTTGGCCCGTCAAATCGGGTCGTTTTTTTCTTACTTTCATGATAAAGGTGGGTTTGCTTTTCGGTGGTCTCTCTCTAACTTTTCCATGCCAAAGTtagagagacaaagagagagatcaaaattagaaaaaccaaaaatattcatcaaaatcccaaaacttgaaaatggaAACTCTTTTGTTTTCTCAAGATACGGATatggagggagagagagagagagacagagagaggggAAGTGAATGCCGTCTTTTAGTGGTAGAGAGAatgttagaaagaaaaaaacatataaatccAAATCCTTTTCTTTGGGAACTGTAGTTTATTTAGCTTCAATTTCCCACATAGCATAAAACCACCGAACTCCACTTTTTTGTAttcaattatatttatatatatctccAATTTCCCACAGCATAAGACCACCGAACCCCACTTTTCTGTATCTAAttattacatacatacatacatatatatatatatgtatgtatatacttaTATACGTATTTTAACAAGAGCGGTGAATCATGAGCTATTACAAGGTAAAGTGATAATGATTGATGACTGTAATCACGGACAATCAATCGATGACTGAATGACACGTGTGTTCAATCACACGAAGTGAGACATTCCCAACTCTAGTGAATTATTGCATTTGTGAGTTATAATTGCTTTCCTCAATGGACGTGTGGGTTATTTGTTCGTGAAGGCAAACCTCGACAGCACTCACCTTTTATTTACACGTGCAATATATACGTTTAGTTTATGTACACCCTGTCAGAAATACACTTCagacaatcaattatattatccgCTTTAAGTTTATCGATTCCAATTAATACTTTGAACCCGCACGACTTTATTTATCACTGTTACTTAATGATACAATGATATTTGAtcccaaaagaaaatatataattaattgtaaAATGTGAGCTTTGTTCATATAAACCAGTCGGAAAAGTCCCAACGGATGTGTAGTAACTTTATGTTCATAACATACTATACATTAATATTCCATATTCAGTACGTAAGTGTGTGTAtagatgtgtgtgtgtaattGTGAAGTCAAAAAAGCTGCAAGGAAAATCCTTCCCATACATATCTTACATATAGAGACAACCGATaatgatatataaattaattattttgaagaaaattaaTCATTTTGATTGGCCAGGTGTCACTCTAAGCTTGAAGATAATGATATCAATGTTGACATTATTAAAAAGATAATGAGCTTGAGTCCATCTTAAATCTTACTGATTGCACCAAACCCCCCTTCAATCACGACAACACAAGAATGATCAAATTTTCCATATATCTACATATCTCTCTAACCTAATTTATTTAGGTAGATCTATAGGAACTCATGATTTTGTACCTAAAATTGTTAGCAAATTCATCCCTAGTTACAGCTCTGCTATTACCAGCTTCcctttaatttgtttatttatttttcttcttcttcttattttattttatttttttgtctaaAAGTGGGTGCTACACCTCCTTTCTTTATTGGATGTTAAAAATTTCCACAGCCATTATTCTTGTACGATGAATTtacctctctcctctctctctctctctcacgctTCATTTCTCCTTTTTCATAAGCTTCCAGAAGGAAATATTCTTCAAGTAAAAGTTGGAACAGCTAATATCATTGAAAATTgagattattaattaatcattttaGAGCAAATTATGGTTTATGAATGTCTCGTGTACatattatatgtatattcaattaaaaatggagattcccaaaaaaaaataaaaaacaaagaaattgggCAAGTTAGACAAGGGCCAACGACTCTGCATAGATTGTCCCCAGTCTAATTGGACAAGCCGTACCATGCAAATGGAAAATATATATTGCAAAACTACTTTTGTCATATGGTAGTAACTACTGATAGACTATTTTGTACAAACTCAATTATCATTATACAATATTATCCATTttttcaagttcaagttcaaaattcaaatacaacTCATCACAGGACCTTCCCGAGCTCATGGTTTTTAAAACACATCTTATTAAATTAAGGAACACATAAACCGTTGATCAGATCTTTATTTCagtgatgtgagattttttttttttgcacggtaTTTAACAATTTTGAAAGGATAAAAATGgcagcaatatttgatttttgttggggGATATATGTATTGAGATTTAAATTTTGTCCAGTCAAAGATAGAACGAGGACTTTTGTCTCTATGTCACTCTGTGAAGGTGGAGATTGCATGATAGAAGTGGATCCCACAGTGTGAGAAACGGTGGAAATCCATCATTAAGGGAAGACAATGTCATCATTTGCACGTGTCCACGGGCCATGCACATCCTCTGCATCTCAAAAAAGGAGTAGCACTACTCGATCCTCTCatgagaaatatatatatatatagaaagacCTAGACTAGCATATAAGCAAATCATTTTAATAAACCTTTCAATAGCTAATAATTTATAATGTAGTTTTCCCAATAATAAACAATATTAGTGATCACGAGTGTTAAAAATGTGTCTAAAtcctttatcaaaaaaaaaaaagtatctaaATCATTAAACACATCGATTTTATAATTCTCACTAGTTAAGAAAAACATGATATGTATTTGAGCACCAAGTCATTATGTTTCCCTTCATTTCAAATTAAAAATGTATATCTTAGGTGGGCTATGTTAGTAGTGTTACATGTAGGCTACTTATATAAGGGCGTATTGTTTATTAAAATTTTGTTCTGAAGTTTTATTTTTGATACCGACGTAATTGCGTGCTTTTAACTCTCGACCTAATCGTATGTATTCAAAAGGTTTTGAATTCAATTCTCAAAGAGAGAAATATATTTGTGGTCACGCGTTGAGTTTTGGCTCAACTTACTCTTTCATTAGGTGAGAAACTTTTGTGTGTCCGGGTTTGAAGGCccaagtttaaactcatatcagaTATCCAAGTGGCAAACTTATATGGTGTCGTTTTCTCGATTATTGATGCAGGGAAGAGTGATGGATGAACGCtctaaaataacaaaattcctaaaataccgaaaatagtgaaaaaaaaaagaacaaaatagttTATTTAAAGGCTCAAACGATGAAATTTGGCCAAAAAGCGATGGATTCAGTGCCAATGCCACTTGTTTTGCAAAACGCATTGTTTCGAGTCAATCGTGTGATTTTCAGCCCAATTCGACACCATTGACAATTACCTTAGTGATCGTTACGTCCCAATTTTCCATTTCTCCAAAAACACACCAACAATTTGATCTACATCAATTATCGAAAAAAATTCGATATGcatcaattaccaaaaaaaagtcatGAAATGCTGTTGATGTACTAAGTTGAATTTGGTTCACATATCAGATGtctaaatgacaaatttgtatgatatcgttctcgattaaaaaacTCGTGTGATGCTACTGATGTAGTACGTCGAACTTCGTTGGCTAACTATGCTCCACCAACAAAGTAATTGACATCCAAATTTAGTAAAATTGCAATTTAATTTGGTTAAGAAGAGCAAGAGGTAGTTGAAAACAATCATATAATTCCTTGAAAGGCCTAACATGTCTCCTGATCTATTCCTCAAAGAACATGGTTATAATTTAAACACATAAAGGAA
Coding sequences:
- the LOC120009558 gene encoding WUSCHEL-related homeobox 4-like encodes the protein MGTSMKVHQFARGFWEQEPSLSLGCKRLRPLAPKFNTNSDSITPFDLKSFIKPDSGPRKLGSDHDHKRDSPQVETHPGGTRWNPTQEQIGILEMLYRGGMRTPNAQQIEQITAQLGRYGKIEGKNVFYWFQNHKARERQKQKRNSLGLSHSPRSTQASTITTTITLDSRGEVEREGDSPYKRKSRSWVLESLELEESNEGDGTLELFPLHPEGR